TGGTGGCATTTACTTCTCATTTCCCTTTCTCATTTCTCTCCCTGTCCTTTGCACACTTATCTGCTCACTGGGGGTCCCTTTCCAAGCTTTAACATTCAGTCCCTTCCTCCAATGCCTTCGTTCCTTTGGACCCTTGGCTCTCTATTCCCTCACCCCTCCTTCCACTAGCCCCTCGTCCCTGCCCCCTCTGGATTGGAGCAGACAGCTCTCCTACCTTCCAGGCAAGGATCAAAAGACCCAGCTGAGGGCGATGGGGCCCAGCCCGAGGAAACACCTGGGGATGGTGACAAGGCAAGTTGATGGGGGTGGGTGGTTGGAGCACAGGGCTGgctgggagggtggaggggaaaGGCCCACAAGAAATTTGAGCTTAGTCTTGCCGTCACGGATGGGATTTAGAAAATGGGCAAGGGAAGAGAGAGGACCTGGTGTGTGATTGAGTAGTGGTCTGCTTTCTCCTTCCAGCCAGACGAGACCCAGGGGAAGGCAGAGCAAGATGAGCCAGGAGCCTGGGAAGAGACATTTAAAACTCACACTGACAGCAAGCCCTATGGTGAGGGGCTGGGAGAGCCTTGGGCAGGAGGACAGGGAGTCCTTGCCAAGCAGAAGCTCTGGAGCTcatcttttgcttttcttccagGCCCCACGTCTGTGAGTTTGGACTTCTCTCTGCCAGGCATGGAGCATGTGTATGGGATCCCCGAGCATGCAGACAACCTGAGGCTGAAAGTCACTGAGTGAGTCCTACAGTGACATCAGGatatggggggagggaaggggtcaGAAGTCAGGGCTGTGGGAGATGTGCATACAGATTAGACACTCCAGACAAGCATGGCTCACTTCCTGTGCCAGAGAACCTTTGGCCATCAGAAAATTCTGCTTTGAGAAAGGGCAGAGGGGCCAGTTTTTATCCCTCATTGGTGTctatggggctggggctgtgtgtGCCATGGCCTGGGGccagtctgtctgtctgcctgcagGGGTGGGGAGCCATATCGCCTCTACAATTTGGACGTCTTCCAGTATGAGCTGTACAACCGCATGGCCCTATATGGGTCTGTGCCTGTGCTCCTAGCACACAGCCCTCATCGGGACCTGGGCATCTTCTGGCTCAACGCCGCGGAGACCTGGGTTGACATATCCTCCAACACTGCAGGCAAGGTGAGAGCACAGGCATGGGGAGCGATAAGGGAGGGAATCGTCAGGCCTTGAAACAAACGGGTGTGTTAGGGGCATTTGCTTTGAAGAGGCTGGTAGGGTGGCCTATTTGGATACCTGTTTGGGGACTGGGTGAGAGACAGGCCCTGGGCCTTGTGAGCAGCATATGAGTTTCCCAGACACTCCCAGAAGACACAGACTCATGGGGAAGGTATTTCCTTTTTTGCATTTATTAATACATTTGTTATTGAGTATGCGTTAGGAGCTCTAGACCcttttctaggtgctggggatatatTGCTCACTGAGTTAGGAGAGGAGGAAGACAGATTAAACAGGTAACAGAGGGAAGATGAGTTCAGTGGTGGTCAGTTCTAAGAAAGAAGTGCAGCGGTCATGTGATGGGGTGGGCAGTGCTGCTTATGATGGGGCCCAGGGAAGCCTCACTGAGGAGTTAACGTTTAATCTCAGCCCGAAGTGACTCAAGGAGCCAGCTGTGTGAGGACTCTGAGGAAAACACTGCTGCTTTGTCTTTGGGTTGGGAAGCAAGAGGGTGGTATCAGACCTCTCTCTGGTCCCCTCTGCAGACCCTGTTTGGGAAGATGCTGGACTACCTACAGGGCTCTGGGGAGACCCCACAGACAGACGTTCGCTGGATGTCAGAGAGTGGCATCATTGATGTCTTCCTGCTACTTGGGCCGTCTGTCTTTGATGTCTTCCGGCAGTACGCTAGCCTCACAGGTACGCGGTGTCCCTACTCTGTCAGCCTGCAGCCTCCCTTTCTGGTCCTTGGCTTCTTGAGGGATGACTGCATTTTCAGAAATCCTGTGCCTTGGCCTGTTCTCTAGCCCTGTGCCCTTTGATCTCCCTCATTGGCCCCGGGTTGAGCCTGACCCCATTGTGACCCCCATCCCTCACTGAACCTGCAGGGACCCAGGTATTGCCCCCGCTCTTCTCCCTCGGCTACCACCAGAGCCGCTGGAACTATCGGGATGAGGCTGACGTTCTGGAAGTCGATCAGGGCTTTGATGATCACAACCTGCCTTGCGATGTCATCTGGCTGGACATTGAGCATGCTGATGGCAAGCGGTATTTCACCTGGGACCCCAGCCGTTTCCCCCAGCCCCTCACCATGCTTGAGCATTTGGCCTCCAAGAGGCGGAAGGTAAGGGGGCCGCAGCCATGGTTGGTTTTCTCAGGCATGATAGCCGTGGAGAACTCTGACCACCCATGTTCCGTGCCCCCAGCTGGTGGCCATCGTGGACCCCCACATCAAGGTGGACTCTGGCTACCGCGTACATGAAGAGTTGCAGAACCTGGGTCTGTACGTTAAAACCCGGGATGGCTCTGACTACGAAGGCTGGTGCTGGCCAGGTAGGTGGGCCCGGAATTGAAGGAGGCTATTCAGAGACCAGGGAGCTAGAGTGGAGGCTGTTTTGCCCCTCGGGTTGAAAGCCATCCTTGATTTCTTCTAGGCGCAGCTGGTTACCCTGATTTCACCAATCCCAAGATGAGGGCCTGGTGGGCTAACATGTTTCGCTTTGACAATTATGAGGTATGGCAGCCCCTCCCTGACCTGCCTCTGTCTTTCCCACTCTACCTCTTGGAATCAGTCATTCTCTGCCTGCTAGCCCTGCTATGGTTGGTTGCTCATAAGATATCGGGGCCTTGATGATCCTGGGAGGGCCCTGAGAAATGCATCTTTCTGGATTCCTAGGGGCTCTCTGCTCTGACACTGTTTGTCTTCTTCCTCCCCTCTGTCGTCTGTCCCCATTTTCTGCCTTGTGTTCTCAGGGCTCATCTCCCAACCTCTACGTCTGGAATGACATGAATGAACCGTCTGTGTTCAATGGTCCTGAGGTCACCATGCTCAAGGATGCCCAGCATTATGGGGGCTGGGAGCACCGAGACGTGCATAACATCTATGGCCTCTACGTGGTAAGGGACTGAGAGAGGAGAGACCAAGGGCTGAGAACTTGCACCGATGACAGCTGGCTTTTGCTCCTCACTACCCTTCTTTCCTGTTCCCACGCAGCACATGGCGACTGCTGATGGGCTGGTGCTGCGCTCCGGGGGCATAGAACGCCCCTTTGTCCTGAGCAGGGCTTTCTTTGCTGGCTCCCAGCGCTTTGGTAAGATTTGGAGAATAAAGCCGTAGCAGAGGGACCTGGGCCTGGTTCTTAGAGAAGTCTGTCCATCCTCTGAGAGTCACGTACTTCCTTCCAGCTGTTCACTAAAGCGAGGCAGGGAGTGGGAGGGCCAGTCCCTGTTGAAGTGCTCTTGTGAACTCCGCCGTCTTCAGCAGGACTCTGGGGGCCCCAGAGGAGATGTGGCAGGTTAGAGAGGTCAGCTATATAAAAGGCTGAGCCCCTTCACTGTTTGCAagttccctccctcttttcttcctcaggAGCCGTGTGGACAGGTGACAATGCTGCCGAATGGGACCATTTGAAGATCTCTATTCCTATGTGTCTCAGCTTGGGGCTGGTGGGACTTTCCTTCTGCGGAGGTGAGAGGGGGAGGAACTTGGAGCCTTGCTTTGGCGGGAGAGGGGCAAGGTAGAGGGCATAAAACCTAGGCCTGAGCAGAGAACTGACAGTCCACGGTGGGGCCTTGGGGGGCTCCTTAGGCAGCAGCCCTCCTTCACCCTCTTTTCCAACCggtttcctccctcccctctctagCGGATGTGGGCGGCTTCTTCAAAAATCCAGAGCCAGAGCTGCTTGTGCGCTGGTACCAGATGGGTGCCTACCAGCCATTCTTCCGGGCACATGCCCACTTGGACACTGGTCGGCGAGAGCCGTGGTTGTTACCGTCTCAGTATCATGACATAATCCGAGACGCCTTGGGTCAGCGATATTCCCTACTGCCCTTCTGGTACACCCTCTTCTATCAGGCCCATCGTGAAGGGATTCCTATCATGAGGTGAGGCATTCAGTTGGGTCTGTGTAGAATGGACTGAGATGGCTGGGAGACTGGGTTCCATCTCTGGGCCTCTTTCTTCATTCGCCAGGGCCTTGTAAAGGAGGGAAATCTGACTGCAAGGTCAAGAGTAAGAAGAGACCAGTGGGGAGATGAAGAGCAGTAAACATGACTGAGTGCTTATGACATGCCAGGCATTACTCATCACTATCCCCAGAACCAGAAACAAGTCAGACAAGTGTCCTAcccttgtggagcttacattcttggGAGGAAGACAGACATGTAAACAAATATGGAAATAGGAAAACTGCCAAAACTGACAAGCTTTTTGAAGAAAATAGAACAGGGTAATGGAGTTAAGTTCCACAAACAGgccacatagggcttccctggtggcgcagtggttgagagtccgcctaccgatgca
This region of Mesoplodon densirostris isolate mMesDen1 chromosome 7, mMesDen1 primary haplotype, whole genome shotgun sequence genomic DNA includes:
- the GANAB gene encoding neutral alpha-glucosidase AB isoform X1 — protein: MAAVAAVAARRRRSWTGLVLACLGVCLGITLAVDRSNFKTCEESSFCKRQRSIRPGHSPYRALLDSLQLGPDALTVHLINEVTKVLLVLELQGLRRNMTRIRIDELEPRRPRYRVPDVLVADPPTAGLSVSGRDDNSVELTVAEGPYKIILTARPFRLDLLEDRSLLLSVNARGLLNFEHQRAPRVSFSDKVSLTLGSIWDKIKNLFSRQGSKDPAEGDGAQPEETPGDGDKANETQGKAEQDEPGAWEETFKTHTDSKPYGPTSVSLDFSLPGMEHVYGIPEHADNLRLKVTEGGEPYRLYNLDVFQYELYNRMALYGSVPVLLAHSPHRDLGIFWLNAAETWVDISSNTAGKTLFGKMLDYLQGSGETPQTDVRWMSESGIIDVFLLLGPSVFDVFRQYASLTGTQVLPPLFSLGYHQSRWNYRDEADVLEVDQGFDDHNLPCDVIWLDIEHADGKRYFTWDPSRFPQPLTMLEHLASKRRKLVAIVDPHIKVDSGYRVHEELQNLGLYVKTRDGSDYEGWCWPGAAGYPDFTNPKMRAWWANMFRFDNYEGSSPNLYVWNDMNEPSVFNGPEVTMLKDAQHYGGWEHRDVHNIYGLYVHMATADGLVLRSGGIERPFVLSRAFFAGSQRFGAVWTGDNAAEWDHLKISIPMCLSLGLVGLSFCGADVGGFFKNPEPELLVRWYQMGAYQPFFRAHAHLDTGRREPWLLPSQYHDIIRDALGQRYSLLPFWYTLFYQAHREGIPIMRPLWVHYPQDVTTFSIDDQFLLGDALLVHPVSDSEAHGVQVYLPGQGEVWYDVHSYQKHHGPQTLYLPVTLSSIPVFQRGGTIVPRWMRVRRSSDCMKDDPITLFVALSLQGTAQGELFLDDGHTFNYQTRHEFLLRRFSFSGNTLVSSSADPKGHFETPIWIERVVIIGAGKPATVVLQTKGSPESRLSFQHDPETSVLILRKPGVSVVSDWSIHLR
- the GANAB gene encoding neutral alpha-glucosidase AB isoform X2, which translates into the protein MAAVAAVAARRRRSWTGLVLACLGVCLGITLAVDRSNFKTCEESSFCKRQRSIRPGHSPYRALLDSLQLGPDALTVHLINEVTKVLLVLELQGLRRNMTRIRIDELEPRRPRYRVPDVLVADPPTAGLSVSGRDDNSVELTVAEGPYKIILTARPFRLDLLEDRSLLLSVNARGLLNFEHQRAPRVSQGSKDPAEGDGAQPEETPGDGDKANETQGKAEQDEPGAWEETFKTHTDSKPYGPTSVSLDFSLPGMEHVYGIPEHADNLRLKVTEGGEPYRLYNLDVFQYELYNRMALYGSVPVLLAHSPHRDLGIFWLNAAETWVDISSNTAGKTLFGKMLDYLQGSGETPQTDVRWMSESGIIDVFLLLGPSVFDVFRQYASLTGTQVLPPLFSLGYHQSRWNYRDEADVLEVDQGFDDHNLPCDVIWLDIEHADGKRYFTWDPSRFPQPLTMLEHLASKRRKLVAIVDPHIKVDSGYRVHEELQNLGLYVKTRDGSDYEGWCWPGAAGYPDFTNPKMRAWWANMFRFDNYEGSSPNLYVWNDMNEPSVFNGPEVTMLKDAQHYGGWEHRDVHNIYGLYVHMATADGLVLRSGGIERPFVLSRAFFAGSQRFGAVWTGDNAAEWDHLKISIPMCLSLGLVGLSFCGADVGGFFKNPEPELLVRWYQMGAYQPFFRAHAHLDTGRREPWLLPSQYHDIIRDALGQRYSLLPFWYTLFYQAHREGIPIMRPLWVHYPQDVTTFSIDDQFLLGDALLVHPVSDSEAHGVQVYLPGQGEVWYDVHSYQKHHGPQTLYLPVTLSSIPVFQRGGTIVPRWMRVRRSSDCMKDDPITLFVALSLQGTAQGELFLDDGHTFNYQTRHEFLLRRFSFSGNTLVSSSADPKGHFETPIWIERVVIIGAGKPATVVLQTKGSPESRLSFQHDPETSVLILRKPGVSVVSDWSIHLR